Proteins encoded together in one bacterium window:
- the dnaG gene encoding DNA primase, with amino-acid sequence MALFNFIKNALPIVDVVGDYVQLKPAGSYWKGSCPFHSETDASFTVSPAKQIFYCFGCQATGDVIAFMARLENISQFEAAKYLIDRHKINVPAEVLAASSTVQETQAVDSYFHICSVIADWAHQRLLNSAPAQEYVFNRGMTMDQINAFKLGYFPSGASFINHFIKDMAAQNVLVKDLLEYGFLGEGRTCLYSPFEERIIFPIKDHIGRYCGFGGRVFKPHDERAKYYNSRESEGFVKGKLLFGLDLAKKDMQKQESAFLVEGYMDCIAMVGHGYANTVATLGTACTLDHLKLLARYVTRIYFLYDGDKAGKKAMLRTAQFCWEANLDLHVILLPANQDPASFLGEGGDLDVLISQAQDIFTFFVKSVSEDFVSQPLAMKMRVANRITEVIGTISDSFKQELLLQQASQAMNMPFQSLRDLMKNRGQKIAINAEFRHQEGPKTVSVEQKSEDFEQREISLLEEKIFSGILNSIGKNPPLTIDPLLVPYFSARIKGVLEKLAHFSCEGDGVASDKAFLAFVSTLEPPDVDWVTRISILCDQDMAREVFDQLLLRFCKYHWKHIVRDIKLNIVIAKERQDSIKLNELLNKFLVLKQGINDRGLV; translated from the coding sequence ATGGCGCTTTTTAACTTCATCAAAAATGCTTTGCCGATCGTTGATGTTGTGGGCGACTATGTTCAACTCAAGCCGGCGGGTAGCTATTGGAAAGGCTCGTGTCCATTTCATAGTGAGACGGATGCTTCGTTTACGGTTAGTCCTGCAAAACAAATTTTTTATTGTTTTGGCTGTCAGGCAACTGGTGACGTTATTGCCTTTATGGCGCGGCTGGAAAATATTTCTCAATTTGAGGCGGCAAAATATTTAATTGATCGTCACAAAATCAACGTTCCTGCTGAAGTGTTGGCAGCAAGTAGTACCGTCCAAGAAACACAAGCGGTTGATTCCTACTTTCATATTTGTAGTGTTATTGCTGATTGGGCACATCAACGGCTTTTAAATAGTGCGCCGGCCCAAGAGTATGTGTTCAATCGTGGTATGACCATGGATCAGATTAATGCTTTTAAGCTGGGCTATTTTCCAAGTGGCGCGTCGTTTATTAATCATTTTATTAAAGACATGGCTGCCCAGAATGTGTTGGTTAAAGATTTATTAGAATATGGCTTTTTGGGCGAGGGCAGAACGTGCTTATACTCACCATTCGAAGAGCGTATTATTTTCCCCATCAAAGATCATATTGGTCGGTATTGTGGTTTTGGTGGGCGCGTTTTTAAACCTCACGATGAGCGCGCAAAATATTATAACAGCCGTGAGTCTGAAGGCTTTGTTAAAGGCAAGTTGTTGTTTGGCTTGGACTTGGCAAAAAAAGATATGCAGAAACAGGAAAGTGCTTTTCTTGTTGAAGGATATATGGACTGCATCGCTATGGTGGGGCATGGGTATGCCAATACCGTGGCAACTTTGGGAACGGCCTGCACACTTGACCATCTTAAACTTTTGGCGCGTTATGTAACGCGTATTTATTTTTTGTATGATGGCGATAAAGCTGGTAAAAAGGCTATGTTGCGAACTGCTCAATTTTGCTGGGAAGCCAACCTTGATTTGCATGTTATTCTGTTGCCGGCCAATCAAGATCCAGCGTCATTTTTGGGGGAAGGTGGCGATCTTGACGTGCTGATAAGCCAGGCTCAAGACATTTTTACCTTCTTTGTAAAAAGCGTGAGTGAAGATTTTGTCAGCCAGCCATTGGCCATGAAAATGAGGGTAGCGAATCGAATTACCGAAGTTATCGGAACGATCAGCGATTCTTTTAAACAAGAGTTATTGCTGCAGCAAGCTTCACAGGCCATGAACATGCCGTTCCAGTCCTTGCGCGATTTAATGAAGAATCGAGGTCAAAAAATTGCCATTAATGCAGAATTTAGGCATCAAGAGGGGCCTAAGACGGTTTCTGTTGAACAAAAATCTGAAGATTTTGAGCAACGGGAGATTTCCTTATTGGAGGAAAAGATATTTAGTGGTATACTGAACAGTATTGGCAAAAACCCGCCGTTAACGATCGATCCGCTTTTGGTGCCTTACTTTTCTGCCCGAATTAAGGGAGTTTTAGAAAAGTTGGCACATTTTTCTTGTGAGGGTGATGGTGTGGCGAGTGACAAGGCGTTTCTAGCTTTTGTCAGTACGCTGGAACCACCTGACGTTGATTGGGTTACGCGTATCAGTATTTTATGCGATCAAGATATGGCCAGAGAGGTTTTTGACCAGCTGTTACTACGATTTTGTAAATACCACTGGAAGCACATTGTGCGAGATATTAAGCTGAATATTGTCATTGCAAAAGAACGTCAAGATTCTATAAAATTGAATGAATTGCTCAATAAGTTTCTTGTTTTAAAGCAGGGAATTAATGATAGGGGGTTGGTATAA
- a CDS encoding prolipoprotein diacylglyceryl transferase: protein MYPCLVHLYGPLWIRSYGLMIAVGFLVFLFLTYHHPLRKKNIDGDTYLNAVFIGLMSGVIGGRLLFVWTAWEQFSHNWLEILYPWMGGFVVLGSILGVLIAVPFYLLAHRVAILPVLDLAGIYAALMQAIARFGCFFAGCCYGMPVKTAVPWAVTFTNPEGFAPLLVPLHPTQLYMSALSFAIFIFMRFVVYQPRLKAGVLFFTYLCLDSMARFGVDFWRGDRDTLVDVIEVHGKLLQLSQVQIYVLYFFMISLFGLILVSLQKTSKE, encoded by the coding sequence ATGTATCCATGTTTAGTGCATTTGTATGGACCGTTGTGGATCCGTAGTTATGGTTTAATGATAGCAGTTGGTTTTTTAGTTTTTTTATTTCTGACGTATCATCATCCGCTGCGTAAAAAAAATATTGATGGTGATACGTATCTGAATGCCGTTTTTATTGGGCTTATGAGTGGCGTTATCGGCGGGCGGCTACTTTTTGTATGGACAGCGTGGGAGCAGTTTTCGCACAATTGGCTAGAAATTTTGTATCCATGGATGGGTGGCTTTGTGGTGCTGGGAAGCATTTTGGGTGTTTTGATTGCGGTCCCCTTTTATTTGTTGGCGCATCGAGTTGCCATTTTGCCGGTGCTTGATTTAGCCGGTATCTATGCGGCATTGATGCAAGCGATTGCTCGGTTCGGGTGTTTTTTTGCGGGGTGTTGTTATGGCATGCCGGTTAAAACCGCGGTACCGTGGGCCGTAACATTTACCAATCCAGAAGGCTTTGCGCCCTTGTTGGTGCCGCTGCATCCAACCCAACTTTATATGAGTGCGCTTTCGTTTGCCATTTTTATTTTTATGCGCTTTGTGGTGTATCAACCGCGGCTCAAGGCGGGGGTACTATTTTTTACCTATTTATGTTTAGACAGCATGGCGCGGTTTGGGGTTGATTTTTGGCGGGGAGACCGGGATACGCTGGTTGATGTGATTGAAGTACATGGAAAATTGCTACAACTTTCTCAAGTGCAAATCTATGTTTTATATTTTTTTATGATATCCTTGTTTGGCTTAATTTTGGTCAGTTTACAAAAAACCTCAAAAGAATAA
- a CDS encoding M48 family metalloprotease, with translation MKKNYLLTLLFFLTAFFVTHARAEEEIFHNLMAQEIANLKEHDAHFKKEYQLKNDMLRSLLLDVRTMAFINDKQDAIDQITNYLLFKVFPGPALNLVFHKGLVAVNATQAPLLHELIGTLAQKMNITKPAIFITRDKSIFNACASSLAPNASLIIIGQKLLNTLSESELRSVLAHELAHVKNNHIPKQLGCSLGILTGSIILWRYLFCDEKKSFTEEALKSTADHSGTMLKSLAFLGAIIGVELLMLNLSRTFEEEADTDAIKITNDPQSFIDMISKLEDEVEQEFENYQEEWDYVIEEIKKIKESSSWHAWLYQNRAFVGLNLMKASRDQALKEDGGTHPSWKTRKEYAQRLLQTEQKDYSVTDSLS, from the coding sequence ATGAAAAAAAATTACCTCCTTACACTTCTTTTTTTCCTAACTGCTTTTTTCGTAACACACGCACGCGCAGAAGAAGAGATTTTTCATAATCTCATGGCACAAGAAATTGCCAATCTTAAAGAACATGATGCCCATTTTAAAAAAGAGTACCAACTCAAAAATGACATGCTGCGCTCTCTGTTGCTTGATGTTCGTACTATGGCTTTCATTAACGATAAGCAAGATGCGATCGACCAAATCACCAACTATCTGCTTTTCAAAGTATTTCCCGGCCCAGCCCTCAACTTGGTTTTTCACAAAGGACTAGTAGCAGTAAATGCTACACAGGCGCCTTTGTTGCACGAGTTGATTGGTACATTGGCACAAAAAATGAACATTACCAAACCGGCTATTTTTATTACGCGGGATAAAAGCATTTTTAATGCATGCGCTTCATCATTAGCACCCAACGCTTCATTAATCATTATTGGCCAAAAACTACTTAATACGTTATCAGAATCAGAACTACGCAGCGTTCTTGCTCATGAACTTGCTCATGTTAAAAATAATCATATTCCCAAACAACTCGGTTGCTCGCTTGGCATCTTGACTGGTTCGATTATTTTGTGGCGCTATCTTTTTTGTGATGAAAAAAAATCATTTACCGAAGAAGCTTTAAAAAGCACTGCCGACCATTCAGGCACCATGCTGAAATCGTTGGCGTTTTTAGGAGCCATAATTGGTGTTGAATTGCTCATGCTTAATCTTTCGCGCACTTTTGAAGAAGAAGCCGATACCGACGCTATCAAGATCACCAACGACCCTCAAAGTTTTATTGATATGATCAGCAAACTTGAAGATGAAGTTGAACAAGAATTTGAGAATTATCAAGAAGAATGGGATTACGTCATTGAAGAAATTAAAAAAATTAAAGAATCAAGCTCGTGGCACGCATGGCTCTACCAAAACCGCGCATTTGTTGGTTTAAATCTTATGAAAGCAAGCCGTGACCAGGCCCTCAAAGAAGATGGCGGCACACATCCTTCGTGGAAAACACGCAAAGAATACGCTCAACGATTGCTACAAACAGAACAAAAAGATTATTCGGTTACCGATTCACTTTCATAA
- a CDS encoding phosphatidate cytidylyltransferase, producing the protein MMIRVVSEFIKRLFTSVILVGCLGGAYLHSVWLYSFALGAILLLILFFEWPKLIDANKLWCWFLTLLYPMLPFALLIGFAFLYRTSDSLFPLLPIMIAWVADTCGYFVGKVFGKHKICPTLSPGKSWEGLLGSFLGVWGLLFFVIPNIHNLADFFAGLHWLAIPIFAAKATVVAFLGGLFISYFKRRKNLKDAGSLLPGHGGLLDRFDSVLFVSFMMAGMVLFLQFSQGTLGSLFDHLPAHIAQEVQQLSSQAVGADAPVPVEVDTEKNQVRRHEPDDELNDWPGLRGAAFAQRYESESVTE; encoded by the coding sequence ATGATGATACGCGTAGTTAGTGAATTTATTAAGCGATTATTTACGTCAGTTATTTTAGTTGGTTGTTTGGGCGGGGCATATCTTCATTCGGTTTGGCTTTATTCTTTTGCTTTAGGTGCTATTTTATTGTTGATTCTTTTTTTCGAATGGCCAAAGTTGATTGACGCCAATAAATTGTGGTGTTGGTTCTTGACGCTTTTGTATCCCATGTTGCCGTTTGCATTGTTAATTGGGTTTGCGTTTTTGTATCGAACATCAGATTCTTTGTTCCCGCTGTTGCCGATTATGATAGCGTGGGTTGCCGATACGTGCGGGTATTTTGTTGGCAAAGTTTTTGGTAAACACAAAATTTGTCCTACGTTAAGTCCGGGCAAATCGTGGGAAGGGCTTTTGGGTAGTTTTCTTGGCGTGTGGGGATTATTATTTTTTGTGATTCCCAATATTCACAATTTAGCTGATTTTTTTGCTGGGCTTCATTGGTTGGCCATACCTATTTTTGCTGCCAAAGCAACCGTGGTAGCGTTTTTGGGTGGTCTTTTTATTTCTTATTTTAAGCGTCGCAAAAATTTAAAAGATGCTGGTTCGTTATTGCCGGGACATGGCGGATTGTTAGATCGTTTCGATTCGGTGCTCTTTGTATCGTTCATGATGGCTGGCATGGTATTGTTTTTGCAGTTTTCTCAAGGGACGCTTGGTTCTTTGTTCGATCACTTGCCGGCTCATATTGCGCAAGAAGTCCAACAGTTGAGTTCTCAGGCGGTTGGGGCAGATGCTCCTGTTCCTGTTGAAGTTGATACTGAAAAAAATCAGGTACGGCGTCATGAGCCAGATGATGAGCTTAACGATTGGCCAGGCCTGCGTGGTGCAGCTTTTGCACAGCGTTATGAAAGTGAATCGGTAACCGAATAA